From one Nitrososphaerota archaeon genomic stretch:
- the pyrI gene encoding aspartate carbamoyltransferase regulatory subunit — protein MSEEHLAVRRIREGTVIDHVAPGTALRVLSALGVTGQDGHIVTIAMNVPSDKLGKKDIVKIENRFLRADETDKIALISPSATVNIIRNFKVVEKRNVDLPEVLEGVFRCPNPTCISNSSEPLSSMLTVVSRNPPKLRCKYCTRVFKLEDLL, from the coding sequence ATGTCGGAGGAGCATCTTGCTGTTAGGCGGATCAGGGAGGGCACGGTAATTGATCATGTTGCGCCCGGTACTGCGCTGAGGGTTCTCTCGGCTCTTGGAGTGACTGGGCAGGATGGTCACATTGTGACTATTGCGATGAATGTTCCTTCTGATAAGCTAGGTAAGAAGGATATCGTGAAGATTGAGAACCGGTTTCTGCGGGCTGATGAGACTGACAAGATTGCGCTTATCTCGCCTAGCGCGACTGTCAACATCATCAGGAACTTCAAGGTTGTCGAGAAGAGAAATGTTGATCTTCCAGAGGTTCTTGAAGGTGTTTTTCGCTGCCCCAACCCAACCTGCATCTCAAACTCAAGCGAGCCTTTGAGCTCTATGCTCACAGTTGTCTCTAGGAATCCTCCTAAGCTTCGCTGTAAATACTGCACCCGCGTCTTCAAATTGGAAGATCTGCTATAA
- the pyrB gene encoding aspartate carbamoyltransferase, producing MTNPFFNRDVISIREFSKSDLEYLFKTADQIQTSSPNRRASLAAQRLLGVMFFEPSTRTRLSFEAAMLSIGGQTISIIEPKTSSTEKGENLHDTIKTVESYVDLIVLRHRMEGAARYAAQIAEKPVINGGSGSEEHPTQAMLDIYTILKERGTVSDLKIALVGDLKYGRTVYSLLYGLANFNPQVFLVSPPELRLREEALSDLEGKINLSQHTDLEEIIGDLDVIYMTRIQKERFPDLVEYEKVRGAYVIDNQLLSKGREDLMVLHPLPRTTEIKPEVDSTPHAKYFNQTIYGKTVRAALISLILNKEV from the coding sequence TTGACTAACCCCTTCTTCAACAGGGATGTCATCTCTATCCGAGAATTTTCAAAATCTGACCTCGAATACCTCTTTAAAACCGCAGATCAAATTCAGACCTCATCACCCAATAGACGCGCCAGCCTTGCAGCCCAGCGGCTTCTAGGCGTCATGTTCTTCGAACCAAGCACCCGCACCCGCCTAAGCTTCGAAGCAGCAATGCTCTCCATCGGCGGCCAAACTATCTCCATCATAGAGCCCAAAACCTCCTCCACAGAGAAAGGGGAAAACCTGCACGACACGATCAAAACAGTCGAATCCTACGTCGACCTCATCGTGCTTCGACACCGCATGGAGGGAGCAGCCCGTTACGCCGCCCAAATCGCCGAGAAACCGGTGATTAACGGAGGAAGCGGAAGCGAGGAGCATCCTACACAGGCGATGCTTGACATTTACACAATACTGAAGGAACGTGGCACCGTATCCGACTTGAAGATCGCGCTGGTTGGAGATCTCAAGTACGGGCGCACAGTATACTCGCTTCTATACGGCTTAGCTAACTTCAACCCACAAGTGTTCCTGGTCTCGCCGCCGGAGCTCCGGCTCAGAGAGGAAGCCCTATCAGACCTTGAAGGCAAGATAAACCTCTCTCAACACACAGATCTTGAGGAGATAATTGGCGATCTAGATGTCATTTATATGACTCGAATACAGAAGGAGCGGTTCCCCGACCTAGTAGAATACGAAAAGGTAAGAGGTGCGTACGTCATCGACAACCAACTCCTCTCCAAAGGCAGAGAAGACCTGATGGTGCTGCACCCGCTTCCACGCACAACCGAGATAAAGCCTGAAGTTGACTCAACCCCCCACGCCAAATACTTCAACCAAACCATCTACGGCAAAACTGTGAGAGCGGCACTTATCAGCCTAATTCTGAACAAAGAAGTTTAG
- a CDS encoding adenosylcobalamin-dependent ribonucleoside-diphosphate reductase, translating into MTLEVSKVTKIRKRNGQILDFDQAKIVEAIWQAAQSVGGKDRGIAVQLSSRVVELANKQFPSDKIPTVEDIQDMVEKVLMEQGHSKTAKAYILYRQKRAEIREEKKRILEKDDIDSVDKRFDLNALRVLKARYLRKDGARLVETPKQLFMRVATHIVLTDIIFDGTIYSAEGGLPPNRIEAFNSADYDEKLSIGKYQLNRYHLEALKRLYDRMNGKGFMKVTWSRLLVMLKNGEFAKYETALDEYYNLMVSKRFMPNTPALANFGNPLGMGSACFVMKIEDSIESIMETLKKTSIVFKAGGGMGYNFSDLRPEGDIVSSTSGIASGPISFMRLFDMMTEVIKQGGIRRGANMGILNINHPDIEKFITSKKGNAALRNFNLSVLVTPDFWDAYSKNEPYPLVNPRNGEVVREVNPRMLFDMIVYHAWESAEPGLIFFDQVNKYNPFFESLGPIVCTNPCGEVLLYPNESCNLGSINVWAFCKFNDKGERYFDWDGLKETVYSSVKFLDNIIDINNFPLKEIEEMTLSTRKVGLGIMGLGDLLYDMGTPYNSEEGRRFMELLMEFVNYHSKIASIERAKARGSFPLFDKSFYTKGRLPISGADEKDSCHFDWEEIRRNIQKFGLRNSYTTVVAPTGSISMIAGCSSGIEPVYSLVYEKNVKVGSFYYVDPVFEQVMLSEGLYDNDLISEVSDNSGSIQRIMYIPSDLKRVFVTALDISPDDHIRALAALQRWVDSSISKTNNFPADATVEYMRESYLLAYKLGCKDITVFRDTSIKDQVLVAKKRTDTKESPSQTPVTPIKHEVPVYHHSPDEYLHQPIEAHASKLTSMPSGATHYALTGQDYGRKAANHGVGDTCPVCDAQVFFVEGCVTCPECGWGLCS; encoded by the coding sequence ATGACCCTTGAAGTTTCTAAAGTGACAAAAATCAGAAAACGGAACGGCCAGATACTTGATTTCGATCAAGCGAAGATTGTTGAAGCAATATGGCAGGCTGCGCAGTCTGTCGGAGGCAAAGACAGAGGGATTGCTGTTCAGCTATCCAGCCGAGTTGTTGAGTTAGCGAACAAGCAGTTCCCGTCGGACAAGATCCCAACTGTTGAAGATATTCAGGACATGGTAGAAAAGGTTCTGATGGAGCAGGGGCACTCCAAGACCGCCAAGGCCTATATCCTATACCGTCAAAAACGCGCTGAGATCCGTGAAGAGAAGAAGCGGATCCTAGAGAAGGACGACATAGACAGCGTAGACAAGCGTTTCGATTTGAACGCGCTTCGTGTCCTGAAGGCCCGATATCTTAGAAAGGATGGTGCGCGTCTCGTTGAGACACCTAAGCAGCTCTTCATGAGGGTTGCTACCCACATTGTTCTCACCGACATCATCTTCGACGGAACAATCTATAGCGCGGAGGGCGGATTACCTCCTAACAGAATTGAGGCGTTTAACAGCGCAGATTACGATGAGAAGCTCTCAATAGGAAAGTACCAGTTAAACCGGTATCATCTCGAAGCGCTGAAGCGGCTCTACGACCGGATGAACGGGAAGGGCTTCATGAAGGTGACCTGGAGCCGTCTGCTCGTCATGTTGAAGAACGGTGAATTCGCCAAGTACGAGACTGCTCTGGACGAGTACTACAACCTGATGGTTTCTAAGCGCTTCATGCCTAACACGCCTGCCCTAGCTAACTTCGGTAACCCTCTTGGAATGGGCTCCGCCTGCTTCGTTATGAAAATCGAGGACTCAATTGAGAGCATCATGGAGACTCTGAAGAAGACCTCAATCGTCTTCAAGGCGGGTGGCGGAATGGGCTACAACTTCTCAGATCTTAGACCCGAGGGAGACATAGTGAGCTCCACCTCAGGCATCGCATCAGGCCCGATCAGTTTCATGCGGCTCTTCGACATGATGACCGAGGTCATCAAGCAGGGCGGTATTCGCAGAGGCGCAAATATGGGTATACTGAACATCAACCACCCGGACATAGAGAAGTTCATCACCTCAAAGAAAGGGAACGCGGCCTTGAGAAACTTCAATCTCTCAGTCCTTGTAACCCCTGACTTCTGGGACGCCTACTCAAAGAACGAGCCGTACCCGCTTGTAAACCCTAGGAACGGCGAGGTCGTAAGAGAAGTCAATCCTCGCATGCTGTTCGACATGATTGTCTACCATGCTTGGGAGAGCGCTGAGCCGGGGCTGATCTTCTTCGATCAGGTCAACAAATACAACCCGTTCTTCGAGTCACTAGGACCGATTGTCTGCACCAACCCATGCGGCGAAGTTCTTCTCTACCCTAACGAGTCATGCAACCTTGGAAGCATCAACGTCTGGGCCTTCTGCAAATTCAACGATAAGGGTGAACGGTACTTCGACTGGGATGGTTTAAAGGAGACTGTTTACTCTTCAGTCAAGTTCCTAGACAACATCATCGACATCAACAACTTCCCGTTGAAGGAGATTGAGGAGATGACCCTATCCACCCGGAAGGTCGGCTTAGGCATAATGGGTCTTGGAGATCTTCTCTACGACATGGGTACCCCCTACAATAGCGAGGAGGGCAGAAGATTCATGGAGCTGTTAATGGAGTTCGTCAACTATCACTCAAAGATAGCTTCGATCGAGCGGGCGAAGGCGCGCGGTAGCTTCCCTCTCTTCGACAAGAGCTTCTACACCAAGGGACGGCTTCCGATATCAGGCGCAGATGAAAAGGATAGCTGCCACTTCGACTGGGAGGAAATTCGAAGAAACATCCAGAAGTTCGGCCTGAGAAACTCGTACACAACCGTGGTAGCTCCGACAGGAAGCATCTCAATGATAGCGGGGTGCAGCAGCGGCATCGAGCCTGTCTACAGCCTAGTATACGAGAAGAATGTCAAGGTAGGTAGCTTCTACTACGTGGACCCGGTCTTTGAGCAGGTGATGCTCTCAGAGGGACTTTACGATAACGACTTGATTAGCGAAGTCAGCGATAACAGCGGAAGCATTCAGAGAATAATGTATATCCCCTCAGATCTTAAACGGGTCTTCGTCACCGCCCTCGACATTTCACCAGACGATCATATCAGAGCGTTAGCGGCGCTCCAGAGATGGGTTGACTCATCAATCTCGAAGACGAACAACTTCCCGGCCGACGCCACAGTCGAGTATATGCGGGAAAGTTATCTGCTAGCCTACAAGTTAGGCTGCAAAGACATCACTGTCTTCCGAGACACATCTATCAAGGATCAGGTTCTTGTGGCGAAGAAGCGCACAGACACCAAGGAATCTCCGAGCCAAACTCCAGTTACCCCGATTAAACATGAGGTCCCGGTTTACCACCACTCGCCAGACGAATATCTTCATCAACCAATCGAGGCACATGCATCCAAACTCACGTCGATGCCCAGCGGTGCCACTCACTACGCACTTACTGGCCAAGACTATGGGCGCAAAGCCGCGAATCACGGAGTCGGCGACACATGCCCTGTATGTGATGCGCAGGTCTTCTTCGTAGAAGGCTGCGTCACCTGTCCCGAGTGCGGCTGGGGTCTCTGCTCCTAG
- a CDS encoding helix-turn-helix domain-containing protein: MQPISRRVRTIYSVIASSNRLEILRILNTKGPLSYSELKTLAGFKSKKESGKFAYHLRKLVRQMLISLNRQERKYTVTSLGRLVLNLTRQIEEQSVVESGKIYVRTSRQTMEEFNSDKILQSLVREAGMPVELAQRITSETESRLYKFQTIYLTSPLIREMVNALLVEHGLEEYRHKLTRLGLPIYDISEMVNNTGQSDGDVKTVLSKTASSVFAEYLMLSQLPRDVTDSHLAGEMHISNAGSWGLMPDTVFLDLMALQNHGINMGGKLTTIPRIDPPKKIEDALSSLVVFGSILSREVSNEIFFENFTTYLAEYAQEKTKEELRDAVRRAFSLLSPVTGGHGAATISFQVGRNHSTSKYDDALILRVLDATFAAYEDYVRSIAMPTISLVLSADSEINPKTSKMVASAVSLGGRIAVSVQPDIVRSYSGLRRDGGKRFPADGVEVLHSLSLNLPRLSYESNRDETYFRAKLNMSLQTAIGALQTRKKMICNLSKQNLLPALSGKPQIISEEYMPLIVNLTGLNEAVTRMLGERASSAERWSLIEKIVETATKGAAEIGEGLGEVALVAAIRGDSGRRFASMDMEKYGRSTLALSSNKDGYSEVPLITSADLSKSDMKGLCRSLGLLTGGCTVDIDVPSGASVEMLSEIIGKAQKSLDFFRFARKMAVCRGCGARFPEGTVKCDACGSTSMREYSTV; the protein is encoded by the coding sequence ATGCAGCCTATTTCTCGCAGGGTTAGAACAATCTACTCCGTTATCGCATCTTCAAACAGGCTCGAGATCCTCCGCATCCTCAACACCAAGGGGCCGCTGAGCTACTCTGAGCTCAAGACCCTTGCAGGCTTCAAGTCGAAGAAAGAGTCAGGAAAGTTTGCCTACCATCTTCGAAAACTTGTCCGTCAAATGCTGATTTCACTAAACCGGCAGGAGCGAAAATACACCGTCACGAGCCTCGGACGGCTAGTTCTCAATCTCACCCGGCAGATAGAGGAGCAGTCAGTCGTTGAGAGCGGCAAGATTTATGTCCGCACATCAAGGCAAACAATGGAGGAGTTCAACTCCGACAAGATTCTTCAGTCACTAGTGCGAGAGGCGGGGATGCCTGTTGAGCTAGCTCAACGTATTACAAGTGAAACCGAGTCTAGGCTCTACAAGTTCCAGACCATCTACTTGACTTCACCACTGATCCGGGAGATGGTTAATGCGCTGCTTGTTGAACACGGGCTTGAAGAGTATCGTCACAAGCTGACTAGGCTCGGACTCCCAATCTACGATATATCGGAGATGGTGAACAATACAGGGCAGAGCGACGGAGATGTGAAGACCGTTCTCTCCAAGACAGCTAGTTCCGTCTTCGCTGAGTACCTTATGCTTTCGCAGCTCCCGCGCGACGTTACCGACTCTCACCTAGCTGGAGAGATGCATATCTCGAACGCAGGCAGCTGGGGTCTCATGCCGGACACAGTCTTCCTGGATCTAATGGCACTACAGAACCACGGCATCAACATGGGCGGCAAACTCACCACAATTCCCCGTATCGATCCTCCGAAGAAGATTGAAGATGCACTGAGCAGTCTCGTCGTGTTCGGCTCGATTTTGAGCAGAGAAGTCTCTAACGAAATCTTCTTCGAAAACTTCACAACCTACTTAGCTGAGTACGCGCAGGAGAAGACGAAGGAAGAGCTTCGAGACGCCGTGAGACGGGCTTTCAGTCTACTCTCCCCCGTCACAGGCGGCCACGGAGCTGCAACAATCTCCTTCCAAGTAGGCAGGAACCACAGCACCTCTAAGTACGATGACGCCCTTATTCTGCGTGTGCTTGACGCCACCTTTGCTGCTTACGAGGACTATGTGCGGAGCATCGCGATGCCGACGATCAGCCTAGTTTTATCCGCCGACTCCGAAATCAATCCTAAGACAAGTAAGATGGTGGCCTCGGCTGTATCTCTGGGTGGCAGAATTGCTGTTTCCGTTCAACCGGATATTGTCAGATCCTACTCGGGCCTGAGGCGAGACGGTGGTAAACGTTTCCCTGCAGATGGTGTCGAGGTTCTACATTCCCTATCGCTTAATCTTCCGCGTCTCTCATACGAGTCTAACCGCGACGAGACGTATTTCCGGGCCAAGCTCAACATGAGTCTTCAAACAGCGATTGGTGCGCTTCAGACACGTAAGAAGATGATATGCAACCTCTCAAAGCAGAATCTTCTTCCAGCACTGTCTGGAAAACCTCAGATAATCTCGGAGGAGTATATGCCGCTGATCGTGAATCTGACTGGGCTGAACGAAGCGGTTACCCGGATGCTTGGGGAGCGAGCCTCTTCAGCTGAGCGATGGTCTCTCATCGAGAAGATCGTGGAGACAGCTACTAAGGGCGCGGCGGAGATAGGGGAAGGACTCGGCGAAGTCGCGTTGGTGGCAGCTATTCGCGGCGACTCTGGGAGACGGTTCGCGTCGATGGATATGGAGAAGTACGGCAGATCAACACTGGCTTTATCCTCAAACAAGGATGGGTACTCCGAGGTTCCGCTAATAACCTCTGCTGATCTCTCAAAGTCTGATATGAAGGGGCTTTGCCGTTCCTTGGGGTTGCTGACAGGCGGATGCACTGTCGACATCGATGTCCCAAGTGGAGCTTCCGTTGAAATGTTGTCAGAAATAATTGGCAAGGCTCAAAAGTCACTCGACTTCTTCAGATTCGCGCGCAAGATGGCTGTGTGCCGAGGTTGCGGTGCGCGTTTCCCTGAAGGAACGGTGAAATGCGACGCCTGTGGATCAACATCCATGCGAGAGTACTCCACCGTCTAG
- a CDS encoding MarC family protein has protein sequence MFFVLDAIGSVPIFLALTSTMKEQRKRIATHSVIISLVILIIFAYVGEMVFRFLGITINDFRIAGGIILFIVAVQYLLGKAFGGASLDPDELAAFPIATPLLAGPGAISTVIILSAPPYNHFISTVVIIINTLIAWTVLVKGDVVFRILGSNGSKIFTRIMGLLIAAIAISFVRGGIEAIVMELIKH, from the coding sequence TTGTTCTTCGTTCTTGACGCGATTGGTAGTGTGCCGATTTTCTTGGCGTTGACCTCGACAATGAAGGAGCAGCGTAAACGGATAGCTACTCACTCGGTTATTATTTCGCTGGTCATCCTGATTATCTTCGCGTATGTGGGTGAGATGGTGTTTCGGTTCCTCGGCATCACGATAAACGACTTTCGGATAGCTGGCGGGATTATTCTTTTCATAGTCGCGGTTCAGTATCTGCTTGGGAAAGCTTTCGGTGGAGCTAGTCTGGATCCGGATGAGCTCGCCGCCTTCCCCATCGCTACTCCTCTTCTAGCAGGCCCAGGCGCTATCTCAACTGTCATCATCCTCTCCGCACCGCCATACAATCACTTCATCTCCACTGTCGTGATTATCATTAACACGCTCATAGCTTGGACTGTGCTTGTAAAGGGAGATGTGGTCTTCCGCATCCTGGGAAGCAACGGCTCAAAGATCTTTACGAGAATTATGGGTCTGCTCATAGCTGCTATCGCGATCTCCTTTGTCCGCGGCGGGATAGAAGCGATAGTGATGGAGCTAATCAAACATTAG
- a CDS encoding dual specificity protein phosphatase family protein — protein sequence MINQVLPWLYVGDCESSWEAMIQNGLAVKTIINLHEHEDPDLDGDGIKQFQFSLVDGEGNNWETISEILDIIDERRKAGNVLVHCCAGMSRSPFIILSYLVIKEGKQIDQAMNLIDERYPRRSINPHLISLLKKNRRPAA from the coding sequence TTGATCAACCAAGTACTTCCATGGCTCTATGTGGGTGACTGTGAGTCATCTTGGGAAGCAATGATTCAAAACGGGCTTGCAGTCAAGACCATCATTAATCTTCACGAGCATGAAGATCCTGATCTTGACGGTGACGGTATCAAGCAGTTCCAGTTTAGCCTAGTTGACGGCGAAGGAAACAACTGGGAAACCATCTCAGAGATCCTAGACATTATTGATGAGCGGAGGAAGGCGGGCAACGTTCTTGTGCACTGCTGCGCAGGTATGAGCCGAAGCCCATTCATCATCCTCAGCTACCTCGTCATTAAAGAGGGTAAGCAGATCGATCAGGCGATGAACCTAATTGACGAGCGGTATCCCCGCAGATCCATTAACCCGCATCTCATCTCGCTCCTCAAGAAGAATCGCAGGCCAGCAGCCTAG
- a CDS encoding NDP-sugar synthase, with the protein MWCFIPVGGYAKLLRPLTQNVSKPCIRFLNRPLIEFDLALLARQGVRNFIFGESGFTNYTNLFDQYGEGVGFSAKYGIQPRVHIKHQPNLDDVGSADSYRLNVDYYDVKAPVLVVQGDSLFNIDLADLVRRHEEKKAVITIGLARVENIEEFGAVQLEKDDLRIKRFVEKPSRDTAPSNFANAGIYLLSPEVRSIVESEEVKKMMEERKRLDFGYDLIPYIIEQGLPVYGYELKVWYDVGTPERYLKAMFDALHGKLDIDVAEQRILPDRNVWIQGYSEESLRRKQEIIRKYSEHKLAIEGAALIGRHTIIGDYSKIVDSNIDNFCILGQKVNIERSAIMDAGRIGDYTQISDSIIGRKVLIESSEENPTHIDSHSVIGNTARIGKGCKLTGTRIGT; encoded by the coding sequence TTGTGGTGCTTCATCCCGGTTGGTGGTTACGCTAAACTGCTTAGACCCTTAACCCAAAACGTGTCGAAGCCTTGCATCCGGTTTTTGAATAGGCCGCTGATAGAGTTTGATTTGGCGCTGCTAGCTAGGCAGGGTGTTAGGAACTTTATTTTCGGCGAGTCTGGTTTCACCAACTACACCAACCTCTTCGATCAGTACGGTGAAGGAGTAGGGTTCTCAGCTAAATACGGTATCCAGCCTCGAGTGCACATCAAGCATCAACCCAATCTAGACGACGTAGGGAGCGCAGACTCCTACAGACTAAACGTTGACTACTATGATGTTAAGGCTCCAGTTCTAGTTGTACAGGGAGACAGTCTCTTCAACATCGATCTAGCAGATCTAGTTAGACGACATGAAGAGAAGAAAGCGGTGATAACTATTGGGCTGGCAAGAGTGGAAAACATCGAGGAGTTTGGCGCCGTCCAGCTAGAGAAGGATGACTTGCGGATAAAGCGGTTCGTTGAGAAACCTTCGCGTGACACTGCGCCAAGCAACTTTGCAAATGCAGGCATCTATCTTCTTTCACCAGAAGTTAGGAGCATAGTTGAGAGTGAAGAAGTGAAGAAGATGATGGAGGAGAGAAAGAGACTTGACTTCGGCTACGACCTAATCCCTTACATTATAGAGCAGGGGCTACCGGTTTACGGCTACGAGCTTAAAGTATGGTACGATGTCGGAACCCCGGAAAGATACCTAAAGGCAATGTTCGATGCGCTCCATGGAAAACTGGACATAGACGTAGCTGAACAAAGGATTCTGCCCGACCGAAACGTTTGGATTCAAGGATACAGCGAAGAGTCGCTTAGAAGAAAACAGGAGATAATCAGGAAATACTCGGAGCACAAGCTAGCAATAGAAGGCGCCGCGTTAATCGGCAGACACACCATTATCGGCGACTACTCCAAGATCGTCGACTCAAACATAGACAACTTCTGCATACTGGGGCAGAAAGTAAACATCGAGAGATCAGCAATAATGGACGCTGGAAGAATCGGAGACTACACCCAAATATCAGACAGCATCATAGGCAGAAAAGTCCTAATCGAGTCAAGCGAGGAAAACCCCACCCACATCGACTCACATTCAGTAATAGGTAACACAGCCCGCATCGGCAAAGGCTGCAAACTCACCGGAACCAGAATAGGCACATGA
- the ftsZ gene encoding cell division protein FtsZ, translated as MVELKTPENNPEAFMDEMRLQSMNQIARPTISVVGVGGAGSNIVSWLKQHGVSGAKLIAANTDAAHLSITQADRRILIGEKLTKGRGCGGYPERGMMAAQESLEELKRETAGSNIIFVCAGMGGGTGTGASQVLAKELRTPGNLVIGVVTLPFSIEKYRYDVAREGMKTLRHACDTVVTIDNTKLSKVAGNLPLQEALGVANELVGNFVKGITETITTASLINIDYADLRAIMEGRGLAAIGAGQESGPDRIESAVRHALDTQLLDIQDISKSKGVLVHVAGGKDITLDEVTKAGELVTRSLPPRTRIVWGAKVDNTLKGNARVMIVLTGVESSFLDENQKMSLGPFSLRFGGKKTN; from the coding sequence ATGGTGGAACTTAAAACTCCAGAAAATAACCCAGAAGCCTTCATGGATGAGATGAGGCTGCAGTCGATGAACCAGATAGCACGCCCAACTATCTCAGTGGTAGGTGTTGGTGGAGCAGGATCGAACATCGTTTCTTGGCTCAAGCAACACGGTGTCTCTGGTGCAAAGCTGATAGCCGCTAACACGGACGCCGCACATCTCAGCATCACTCAAGCAGACCGCCGCATCCTCATTGGTGAGAAGCTCACCAAGGGAAGAGGCTGTGGAGGATACCCTGAAAGGGGTATGATGGCTGCACAGGAAAGCCTAGAAGAACTAAAGAGAGAGACCGCAGGATCTAACATTATCTTCGTCTGTGCCGGTATGGGTGGTGGAACCGGTACTGGTGCATCGCAGGTTCTTGCCAAGGAGCTACGGACTCCGGGCAACCTCGTCATAGGTGTAGTAACCCTCCCCTTCTCAATTGAGAAGTACCGTTACGACGTTGCGAGAGAAGGAATGAAGACTCTCCGCCACGCATGCGACACAGTTGTAACAATCGACAACACAAAGCTCTCCAAGGTAGCTGGTAACCTACCACTACAGGAGGCTTTAGGCGTCGCTAACGAGCTCGTCGGCAACTTCGTCAAAGGCATCACCGAGACCATCACAACCGCCAGTCTCATCAACATCGACTACGCAGATCTCCGCGCTATCATGGAAGGTAGAGGCTTAGCCGCCATTGGTGCCGGTCAAGAATCCGGTCCAGACCGAATTGAGAGCGCAGTACGACACGCCTTAGACACACAGCTCCTCGACATCCAAGACATCTCCAAGTCCAAGGGAGTCCTAGTACACGTAGCTGGTGGAAAGGACATCACACTCGATGAGGTAACCAAGGCGGGAGAACTCGTCACAAGATCGCTGCCCCCAAGAACCCGAATCGTTTGGGGCGCAAAGGTCGACAACACCTTGAAAGGAAACGCACGGGTCATGATAGTCTTGACCGGTGTGGAAAGCTCCTTCCTAGACGAGAACCAAAAAATGTCTCTGGGTCCATTCTCATTAAGGTTCGGGGGCAAAAAAACTAATTAG
- a CDS encoding DUF5320 domain-containing protein, with protein MEYANCCGPYGRRYLTKAEKIELLKEYKQNLENELKGVEERLGELGGET; from the coding sequence ATGGAGTATGCAAACTGTTGCGGCCCGTATGGGCGGAGATACCTGACCAAGGCTGAGAAGATTGAGCTCCTAAAGGAGTACAAGCAGAACCTCGAGAATGAATTGAAGGGCGTAGAGGAGCGGCTCGGTGAACTCGGAGGCGAAACGTAG
- a CDS encoding Lrp/AsnC family transcriptional regulator: MELDETDRKILNEYLKDARLSYREIAKRINVAVGTVLSRTKKMEQEGVIKGYTVVLDDEKLGYMLTAVTEVTVSKGRLVEVEKEIAKLNSTCAVYDVTGLTDAFIIGKFRSRSEISAFTKALLALPYVERTNTHLVLSTIKEDFRRPP; encoded by the coding sequence ATGGAGCTTGATGAAACTGATCGTAAAATACTCAACGAGTATCTAAAAGATGCTCGCCTCTCCTACCGTGAGATTGCTAAACGTATCAATGTAGCAGTCGGAACCGTTCTCTCAAGGACTAAGAAGATGGAGCAGGAGGGAGTCATCAAGGGCTACACTGTGGTACTGGACGATGAGAAACTTGGTTACATGTTGACCGCTGTCACCGAGGTCACAGTTTCGAAGGGACGGCTCGTAGAGGTGGAGAAGGAGATTGCGAAGCTTAACTCAACCTGCGCCGTCTACGACGTAACCGGGTTAACTGATGCCTTCATTATCGGTAAGTTTCGGAGCAGATCGGAGATCAGCGCCTTCACAAAGGCCCTCCTTGCACTGCCTTACGTCGAGCGTACTAACACTCACCTAGTTCTATCTACAATTAAAGAGGATTTTAGAAGACCACCATAG
- a CDS encoding Lrp/AsnC family transcriptional regulator, with protein sequence MPRKLDSQEVKIVKSLIRNPRLSDNQIGIRTGVPIRTVNRKRKIMEDEGLLNYYTELNMGSDGTGRYRARHLYLVKFKMGISQSRIIKEVKEEPNIRTVFTDFIYESHIAEIEGHTALALLIEGSSDDEINTKFNEIMVPSLEKNHGKDSIIEVTTIRLGRPIRVFHNYLPMVNITKARIRDDWADEAILAE encoded by the coding sequence ATGCCGAGGAAATTAGACAGTCAAGAGGTTAAAATCGTGAAGTCGCTGATCCGGAACCCCCGTCTCTCAGATAACCAGATCGGGATACGGACCGGCGTCCCCATTCGCACTGTAAACAGGAAGCGTAAGATAATGGAGGATGAAGGGCTCCTAAACTACTACACCGAGCTGAACATGGGTTCCGACGGAACCGGCCGATACAGAGCTCGTCACCTGTACCTAGTCAAGTTCAAGATGGGTATCTCTCAGAGCCGCATCATCAAGGAGGTGAAGGAGGAGCCGAACATACGGACAGTCTTCACTGACTTCATCTATGAATCACACATCGCGGAGATCGAAGGGCACACTGCACTTGCACTCCTAATCGAGGGGAGTTCAGACGATGAAATTAACACCAAGTTCAACGAAATTATGGTGCCGTCGCTGGAAAAGAACCATGGAAAGGACTCCATCATCGAGGTGACAACCATCAGGCTCGGCCGCCCCATCAGAGTCTTCCATAACTATCTTCCAATGGTCAACATAACAAAGGCACGAATCCGCGACGACTGGGCTGACGAAGCCATACTCGCCGAGTAA